DNA from Mesorhizobium huakuii:
GCAGGATGCGGATCTCATCCTGCTCGATGAGCCCTTCAACGCCATCGACGCAAGAACCGTCGCCGACCTGATCGACCTCATCAAGCGCTGGCACGGAGAACAGCGCACGATCATGGTGGTCGTCCACGATTTCGATGTCGTGCGGCAGCACTTTCGCGAAGCCTTGCTCTTGGCCCGCCGTCCGGTGGCATGGGGCGAGGCCCGAAAGACGCTCGCGCCAGAGAATCTGTTGCGCGCGCGGCAGTTCCACGAGGCATGGGATGAAGATGCGCCATGGTGCCCGCCCGAGGAGCATGTTCACAGCGACGCACATGCCCACGATCATCGTCCTGCGGACGGACTGGCGCACCACGGGCCACTCGAGCAGCCGGCGCAAGCGAGCAATGCCGGTCACAGGGGCGCAGCCTGATGCTCCTTCTCTACGAATACCTGATTGCGCCTTTCGTCGAGTTCGCCTTCATGCAGCGGGCGCTGCTCGGCGCGCTGCTGCTCTCTGTCAGCGCCTGCCCGGTTGGCGTGTTCCTGATGCTGCGCCGGATGAGTCTGACAGGCGATGCGATGGCCCATGCGATCCTGCCCGGCGCCGCCACCGGTTTCCTGCTCTACGGCCTGCAGATCATCCCGATGACACTGGGCGGACTGGCTGCCGGCGTGGTCGTGGCTCTGGGGGCCGGCGCCGTATCTCGTCTGACCATCCAGAAGGAAGACGCCTCTCTTGCCGCCTTCTACCTGATCTCGCTGGCGCTCGGCGTGCTGATTGTGTCGCTGCGCGGCTCCAATGTCGATCTCATGCACGTGCTGTTCGGCACTGTACTGGCCTTAAACAACGATGCCCTGAGCCTGATCGGCACGATCACCATTGTGACCTTGGCGGCACTTGCGATCTTCTGGCGCGGTCTGATCGCGGAATGCCTCGATCCGCTGTTCCTGCGCTCGGTGTCGCGGCTTGGCCCGCCGGTCCACTTCATCGTCCTCGGGCTGGTCGTGCTCAACCTCGTCGGCGGCTTCCAGGCGCTTGGCACGCTGTTGTCGGTCGGCTTGATGATGCTGCCGGCCGCGGCCGCGCGCTTCTGGACTTCACGCGTCGAGCCGATGTGCCTGTTGGCAGTCGCGATCGGCGTGGCCTCCTGCATCTCCGGCCTACTCCTTTCCTATCACGCCTCGCTACCCTCAGGCCCGGCCATCATCCTGTCGGCCGGCGTGGTCTACCTGCTTTCCATCATAGCCGGCACGCGCGGCGTTCTCGCCACGCGCGTCCGTCACGCTTCTCACCGTACCGCCTGAACAGAAGGAGACGATCAAATGTCCAGAATGCTGAAGCTTGCCGCCGCCGTGAGCGTCATATCATTGTTTCCCGCCGCCCTTGCCACCGCCTCGGCCGAGAACCTGAAGGTCGTCGCCAGCTTCTCGATCATCGCCGACTTCGCCAAAAATGTCGGCGGCGATCGCGTGACGATCACCACGCTCGTCGGGCCGAACGGCGATGCCCACGTCTATGAACCGAAGCCCGCCGACGCGGCTGCGGTCGGCGCGGCTGACGTTGTGCTCGTCAACGGTCTGCAGTTTGAAGGCTTCCTCCAGCGACTCGTCGAGGCGAGCGGTACCAAGGCGCCGATCGTGGAACTGACGAAAGGTGGCGAGGTTCTGAAGAATGCCGAGGAGGAGCATCACGACGATGAAGCCGCTGAAGGCGAGCAGAAGCACGAGGAAGCCGAATCGGGACGCGATCAGCACGCCGAGGAGGGCCACGAGCACGCGAGCGAAGAAGGTCACCATCACCATGGTGAGTTCGACCCGCATGCCTGGCAGTCGGTTCACAATGCCGAAGTCTATGTGAAAAACATCGCCGACGCATTCTGCGCCGCAGATGCCGCCGGCTGCGACGCCTACAAGGCGAACGCCGAGGCTTATGGCGAGAAGCTTGAGGCGCTGGAGGGTGAGATCAAGGCGGTCGTGGCAGAAATCCCCGAAGACAAGCGCGTCATCATCACCTCGCACGACGCGTTCGGCTATTTCGAACACGAGTACGGACTGAAGTTCCTCGCTCCAGAGGGTGTCTCCACGGAATCGGATGCTTCGGCGGCGGACGTTGCTGCTCTGATCAAGCAAATCATGGAAGACAAGGCTTCGGCAATCTTCGTGGAAAACATCAGCAATCCGCGTCTCGTCGAGCAGATAGCCAGCGAGACGGGCCTGAAAGTGGGCGGTGAACTCTATTCCGATGCGCTGTCGGACGAGAGCGGACCGGCTGCAACCTACATCGACATGATGAAGCACAACGTCAGCACGATCAAAGGCGCCATTCTCGGGAGCTGAGCATCCAGGGCGTCACCGAAGAGGCGGAGCAATCCGCCTTTTCTTTCGGTTTGCTACGTTATGTAATAACATTAAGGAGAGAGACATGAATATAAGACTTGCTTGCGCCGCGCCGTAGCTTTGTTCCTTTCGCTGCCGGCAGGTGCTGCTTTTGCCGACGAAGTGACGGCCTGGCGTCTTTTCGTCACGGACCGCGAACAGCCGAAGGTGACCGTCATAGATGCCGTTAAGGGCGAGACGCTCGACACGTTCACGGTCAAGGCGCCGGCATCGCTGTACCGCAGTAATAGAGGCCGCACCGTATTCGCGGTGCAGGGCGATGCCGGCGCGGTTACGGCCATCGCAAGCGGCATTTCCTTCGACGACCACGGCGATCATGGCGACATCGACGTCGAGGCGCCGAAGCTTACCGGCACCGAGATCGCGGGCCAAAAACCTTCGCACTTTGTCGAACACGACGGCGAGTTCGCGGCTTTTTCGACGGGGAAGGTGTCGCTCGCATCATCTCGGAGAAAGCGGTGCTGGAAGGGAAGTCGGACTTTCACGAAATCAAGACGGACGCGCCGCAGCACGGCGTCGCAGTCGCCTATGGCTCCCATGTCCTTCTATCGGAGCCGAACAAGGAGAAGCCCGACGAACTCCCGGTCGGCATCAGGACCGTTGACGAGGCCGGCGCCCAGGTCGGCGACATCGCCGCGTGCCCCGATCTTCACGGCGAGGCGTCTTCCGGCAACATTCTGGCCTTCGCCTGCACAACGGGCCTGCTGATCGTCGCGAATGGAGACGGCGGGCCGGAGATCCGGCATGTGCCTTATGCGGACAACCTGCCGGACGGCAAATCGACCACGTTGATTGGCGGCCGGGGACTGCAATATTTCCTCGGCAACTACGGCCCCGACAAGGTCGTTCTGATCGATCCGACAGCCGACAGAGACGCCTTCCGCCTGATCGAGTTGCCGACCCGGCGCGTGCACTTTGCTGTCGATTCGGTGCGGCCGAAGTTCGCCTATGTTTTCACGGAGGACGGCCAGCTTCACCAGCTCGATATCATCGCCGCCAAGATCGCCAATACGCTCAGGCTGACCGACCCCTATTCGATGGACGGCCACTGGAACGATCCGCGGCCGCGCATCGCCGTGGCAGGGGACAACATCGTCGTGACCGACCCGCTGGGAGGCAAGCTCCATCTCGTTTCGGCGGGATCGTTCACCAGGACCGGCGAGATCGCCGTGGAGGGCAAGCCCTTCAACATCGTGGCCGTCGGCGGAAGCGGCAAGGTCCACGATCAAGCAGCTGAGAAAGATCACGCACATAGCCACGATCCGGCGGTCCAACAGATCTACAAGGGCTACTTTGAGGACGACCAGATCAAACAGCGCGCCCTTTCGGATTGGGCCGGGGATTGGCAGTCGGTCTATCCCTACCTGAAGGATGGAACGCTCGATCCAGTCATGGCTCATAATGCGGAGAGCGGCGACCAGAGCGCGGACGAGTACCGCGCCTATTACGAGATCGGCTATCGGACCAACGTCGAGCGGATCACGATCGATGGCGACACCGTGGCCTTCTTCGAGGGCGGGAAGCCGCTTGAGGCCCGCTACGCCAGCGACGGCTATGAGATCCTGACCTACAAGAAGGGCAATCGTGGCGTGCGCTTCATCTTCAAGAAGACCGAGGGCGACGCCGCCGCGCCGCAATACATTCAGTTCAGCGACCACAAGATCGCGCCCGAGGCAGCCGACCACTACCACCTCTACTGGGGCAATGATCGCGCCGCCTTGCTGGAGGAAGTGACGAACTGGCCGACCTACTATCCGTCGTCCCTGCATGCGGAGGAAATCGTGCGCGAGATGATGGCGCACTGACCGCAGGCATCCGCCTGCATCGTCCGCGCCCAGCCGCACAGGCCGGGCGCCCCCTGCGCACGTCCGCACGACCAGAGGCTCGCCATGCTTGACACAGCCACATCCTCGAACCGCCTGCCCGTCACCGTGCTTTCCGGCTTCCTCGGCGCCGGCAAGACCACGCTTCTCAACCATGTGCTCAACAACCGCGAGGGACGCCGCGTTGCTGTCATCGTCAACGACATGAGCGAGGTGAACATCGACGCTTCCCTCGTGCGTGACGGCGGTGCAAACCTCTCGCGCACCGACGAAAAGCTGGTCGAGATGACCAATGGCTGCATCTGCTGCACGCTTCGTGACGACCTCTTGAAGGAGGTTCGCCAGCTCTCGCAGGAAGGCCGCTTCGACTATCTGCTGATCGAGGGCACGGGTATCGCCGAGCCCCTGCCCGTCGCCACCACCTTCGATTTCCGCGACGAAAATGGCGAAAGCCTGTCTGACGTCG
Protein-coding regions in this window:
- a CDS encoding metal ABC transporter solute-binding protein, Zn/Mn family, whose amino-acid sequence is MTITTLVGPNGDAHVYEPKPADAAAVGAADVVLVNGLQFEGFLQRLVEASGTKAPIVELTKGGEVLKNAEEEHHDDEAAEGEQKHEEAESGRDQHAEEGHEHASEEGHHHHGEFDPHAWQSVHNAEVYVKNIADAFCAADAAGCDAYKANAEAYGEKLEALEGEIKAVVAEIPEDKRVIITSHDAFGYFEHEYGLKFLAPEGVSTESDASAADVAALIKQIMEDKASAIFVENISNPRLVEQIASETGLKVGGELYSDALSDESGPAATYIDMMKHNVSTIKGAILGS
- the aztB gene encoding zinc ABC transporter permease AztB codes for the protein MLLLYEYLIAPFVEFAFMQRALLGALLLSVSACPVGVFLMLRRMSLTGDAMAHAILPGAATGFLLYGLQIIPMTLGGLAAGVVVALGAGAVSRLTIQKEDASLAAFYLISLALGVLIVSLRGSNVDLMHVLFGTVLALNNDALSLIGTITIVTLAALAIFWRGLIAECLDPLFLRSVSRLGPPVHFIVLGLVVLNLVGGFQALGTLLSVGLMMLPAAAARFWTSRVEPMCLLAVAIGVASCISGLLLSYHASLPSGPAIILSAGVVYLLSIIAGTRGVLATRVRHASHRTA